In the genome of Arachis stenosperma cultivar V10309 chromosome 6, arast.V10309.gnm1.PFL2, whole genome shotgun sequence, the window TCTATCATattctaaagaaaaagaaattggtGTTAGGGGAAAGAATTACCTCCgaaagtcaggtactgaccgacctccccacacttaaggctttgcaccgtcctcggtgccatctgtcaggaacaagggtgggctggtggcagtatctccacagtcgggaccgTCATGGCTCACAGTAGTGATTGGGaaatcgtgcagtgtcctttgctgggaaggctttctccttttcatcgacctttataatccttttaattctttttgttgagggcttaaCTGCAGTTGAAGATGGCTCTaccactaatgctctttttgttcctctccTTACTGTGGAtgtgggagtagctttctctttgcctttcttggtggccatcctgaaaggaaaCGAGTAAAGACATGAACATTTCAAGGGATATAGCAAGGAAAAGAAtgggaaaggtggtaatcaatgcacagaaAGGAATAATAatgttaacacatggtcatgactacatgtgaaaaaATCAACAACGGAagtatagcaagtgcatgtgatgacagttaaatgcaaggtgtttattggcatgtcggcaagggcatgagtagcatagatcaagcattcaatgtccaagttagattaccaagtcttccaaactaacaatatatttgtaataacaattatataaaaattaataaaatagaaaaagggttttgtgaaaaataagcatttagagtagtagattaaaagaaatctaaaaatagtgcacaatgccatatgggcgttttcacaaacacatagcatgcatgttaaataagatacggaaagtattaaattgaacatgcaagtaaCCCTATAAGAATAATATATAACTGTTAAACAAGTCCTAAACAATCCACAagcaacatataaaaataatgacccaaataaatctCCAACACCAATAGgaggagaaagaaagaaaaagaaaacatgtataggaaaagtagaagagaaagaaaaagaaaacatgaaaataagaagaagaataaaaaagtagggagggaagaagagaagaaaaatcttgataatggtggtgagAAAGAGGGAGTAGAAGGGATGAAGAAGGGAGAAGGAAGAAGGGGGAAAAGTAGGATTGGggtaagaaaagataagataatctGGCAGATTTGAATAAGTTGGGCGGCgcaaatgacgcggacgcgtgggtcacgcggtcgcgcaTACAGCCCTTGAAtgaggtgacgcggacgcgttggTCACGCGGATGCGTGACATGATTTGCGCTAGTGGCGTGAGGGCAGcttcgcgctcgcacaactctctgtgtGAAACATGTATTGCCAAATTTCAGGGTGACGCGGTCGtgtggttgacgcgatcgcgtgcatggccaaattatgaaaatggcgcagtcgcgtggggcacgcgttcatGCGGCAGGGCTTGTGCGGTTAGCACAGGTTCAGCCTAGCTCTAGCGCAACTCACTGCAATacacccttttacgtcgaattgcagaggcacgcgttcgcatggttgacgcagacgcgtggggAGACCATTTTACAAATGACGCGATTGCATCATCCACACAGTCGCGTGGGTCAAATGGTGCCagaggcacgcctccagccacactcCTGCGTAACTCTCTGTTTCTTTTCTTCAATGTTGCGAAGGCACTATGACGCGAGCGCGTCGCATGCCTTAATCCCCcttttttatatacaatatgCAATTTTCAGATGAGATGCAAAATATAGGCATTagtattgagaagagttattgacGAAGGAAATTAAGGAGAGGggaaggaacgatcataccatggtgagttgtctcccacctagcactttgctttaacgtccttaagttggacactCCACTAGCTTAGTCTTCTACTGTAGGcggatcttccaagaggaagatctctagTTCCTGGTTTTTCGCCATCTTTTTGCCATGGAATAACTTCAAGTGATTTCCATTGACTTTAATAAattcagagcttgaaggatggctCAAGTGAAAGACTCCGTATGGTTCCGCCCTCTCTACTCGATAGGGACCGTCCCATCTGGATATCAGCTTGCCTGGCTTGAGCCGTATTCGGGAGTTATAAAGGAGGACTAAGTCCCTAGGTTGGAACTCTCTTCTCTTGATGTTCTTGTCATGCACAGCTTTCACCTTCTCTTTATACAGCCTGGAGTTTTCATAAGCTTCTAAGCGAAGGTTCTCtaattcttgcagttgcaacttccgtTCAGCTCCGGCTCTCTCATAGtccatgttgcattcctttaccgcccagaaggctttgtgttctaactcaactgggagatgacaggcctttccataaactaagtggaaaggactcatcccaatcagtgtcttgtatgctgtccgatatgcccaaagCGCGTCTTGGAGCCTGGTGCTCTAATCCTTTCTATGAGGCTTGACTATCTTTTACAGTATGCGCTTTATCTCTTTGTTAGAcacctctgcttgcccattagtttgggaGTGATAGGTTGTTGatactttatgaattatcccatgccTCTTTAGTAAACCTGTTAGTCTCTTGTTACCAAAgtgagtgccttgatcgctcacgattgctcgtggtgatccaaagcgacaaataatatggtttctaataaaggaaacaacagtgttagcatcatcagtatgggtaggaattgcttccacccatttagaaacataatctacagctaacagtatataaaggtggccattagaatttggaaatggacccatgaagtcaatgccccaaacataaaaaatttcacaaaaaaaacataatttgttgaggcatttcatccttctgggatatattaccaaatctTTGGCATGGaggacaagatttacaaaggtcagcagcatctttaaaaagagtaggccaccagaatccacagtctaaaacTTTCCTAGCAGTtcgttgagggccaaaatgtcctccactctcagatgagtggcaggcctctaaaatggactagaattctgattgaggtacacaccgtctaattacctggtcagcaccacacctccatagatatggatcatcccatatatagtatttggactcgcttttcagcttgtctctctGATGCTTAGTGAAATCGGGAGGAAAAGtgtggctaactagataattagctacagctgcataccaaggaactacaTTAGATACTGTCTGTAAGCTATCAAATGGGAAATTATCATTGATAGGAATGGAGTTatctttaatgtgctcaaggcgactcaagtggtcagCCACTAAATTTTGGTTATCACTCCTATCTTTAATTTCCAGATCAAATTCTTGCAGCAGTAGCATCCAACGTATTAGCCTTGGTTTagactcctttttagctaataaatattttagagctgcatggtctgagtacactactaccttagtaccaagtaaataggctcggaatttatccagagcaaaaataatagctagaagctctttttcggtagtagtgtaattagattgagcataatctaaagtcttagatgcATAAGCAATTACAAAAGATCGTTACCTTCATGTTGAGCTAGTGCTGCTCCTACTTCATGATTGGAGGcgtcacacatgatttcaaatggttggctccagtctggtcccCTCACAATCAGAGCTTGAGTTAGGGCGGttttcagcttatcaaacgcttgtttgcaatcctcactgaactcgaactcaatgtCTTTCTGCAGTAGTTTGGATAAGGGtagtgctaccttactgaagtccttaatgaatctcctgtaaaaacctgcgtggccaaggaacgaacggactttcctcacagaggaggggtaagaaaaactagaaataacatccacctttgctgggtctacagagaTACCAGTATCAGAAACAACATGTCCTAGAATAATaccttgttttaccataaaatgacacttttcaaaatttaaaacaaggtttgaactaacacacctgtccaatactctagataaactatccaagGAAATGTTAAATGAATCACCATATAcgctaaagtcatccataaaaacttccatacaggtctcaatgagatcagagaaaagactcatcatacacctttggaaagtagctggtgcattgcataagccaaagggcattctttTATAAGCATAAGTCctaaaaggacatgtaaaagtagtcttttcctaatcttcaggagctatatggATCTGAAAATAACCTATATAACCATCTAGAAAGCAGTAATGAGATTTTCTTGACAGGCGATCAAGCATCTTATCAATGAATGGCAAGGGGTAATGATCCTTGTgagtggcttggttgagacACCTGTAGTCAATGCAGACTCTCCATGCGTTCTGCACTCTGGTTGTTAGAAGTTCCCCTTGCTCATTCCTTATTgttgtga includes:
- the LOC130934503 gene encoding uncharacterized protein LOC130934503; the encoded protein is MDYERAGAERKLQLQELENLRLEAYENSRLYKEKVKAVHDKNIKRREFQPRDLVLLYNSRIRLKPGKLISRWDGPYRVERAEPYGVFHLSHPSSSEFIKVNGNHLKLFHGKKMAKNQELEIFLLEDPPTVED